The window TGCAGAACCAGGAGAATTTTCTAAAAGAGCATTTGAAAATAATAAGATGAATCTTATTGAAGCAGAAGGTTTATCAGATCTAATAGAAGCAGAAACTGAAGCACAACTAAAACAAGCAATACAACATACTTCTGGTCAATCGGGTGAAAAATATAATACATGGTATAAAAAAATATTAGAAATATTCTCTTTTAATGAAAGCATAATAGATTTTGCAGAAGCAGAAGAAGATGTGCCAAATAACATGTTGCAAACAATGATGAAAAAAATCAACTTCTTAAAAGAAGAGTTAATTGAAACTTTGGATGATAATCAAATAGGAGAAAAAATAAAAGAAGGCTTTAAGATATCGATCATAGGGAAACCAAATGTTGGAAAATCTTCTTTATTAAATAAAATAGCAAAAAGAGAGGTGGCTATAGTTTCAAATATAAAGGGTACAACTAGAGATATAATATCATTAGATATTAATTTGAAAGGCTACCCTATCACAATATATGACACAGCAGGCATAAGAAATGCCAATAATGAAATAGAAAATATCGGCATAAGAAAAGCAATTGAAAGTGCCCAAATTGCTGACTTTATAATTCTAATATCTACAATGGAATATATAACAGAAAATAGTACGATGTTAGATCAGATTGGAGTTGATGAAAAAAAAATTATTAGAGTAATTAGCAAAAAGGATCAAATAAATAATGTGGAAGAAGTACAAAAACAATATCCAAAAGACATCCTATATAGCAAAAATGATACAATAACCATAGATATCATAATGGATGAAATCTACAATAAAATAAAGAAAATGGATATTTTTCCTGCAGTAATAATAAGAAATAGACATAGAAACAATATTACATCTATGCTAGAAAAAATTTCCACGATAGATGCAAAAATGCCTCCTGAAATAATTGCTGAACAATTAAGATCTTGTAGCAAAAATATAGAAAATATAACTGGTCAATCAATTGAAAATGATCAGATTTTAGATGAAATATTTAGCACTTTTTGTATAGGAAAATAGCATATAACATTAATTCACATATTATTATATTAACATTCTAATTACCAAAATATATTAAATATTTTGATAATTTATATTTTTTTTGCATAAAATATTTTAAAAAACATATTATATGTAGTATACTATTGCATTCAATATAATATTTTGTACTGATGTTTGAAAATAATAATATAGATAATAATAATATAGATAATAATAATATAGATAATAATGTAGATAATTATTTTGCAGAAGATATGCATCCACTTTCTGATGAATCACAACCAGAATATGATTTATTAAAAGAAATGCCTCTGAAAGATAATAAGCCTAAAATTGACGATAGTAACAGCGATATGCAAATAGCTTATACATCATTACAGCAAAAGATTAACGAAAATAACAATTTAATGCTTAAAATTCACACAAAGATGGATTTGCTAAAAGATAAAACAATAGGCATTACATCAAAGATGATAGATTTGCTAAAAGATAAAAAAACGCTAATTACATCAGAGATAAATCATATGATGGCTGATATCAAAGATGTTACATCAGAGATATATTATGTGAAAAATGACATCAAAAACATTACATCAGAGATAGATTGTATGAAAGATGACATCAAAAATGTTACATCAGAGATGAATTGTATGAAAGATGACGTCAATTATATGATGAAGGAATATAAACCTCGAAGTTGGCTAAAAACAACAGCACTGAATATCACAGCATCTTTGGTAGTACAAGGGTTATTTATTTGCATTGCTAAGGGTATAAAACAGGAAAACTAAACCTAAACTAGTGGAGATGATAAATTTTATGAAAAATTTCAATGTTGAAATAAAAAGAATATTATTGTCTCTTCTTTGGGAATTTTGTTATGACTTTTCGTAGAAAATTATATATAGCTTTATGCCTAATTATAACGATATAACAAATAGCATTGAAACTATTAATTCTGTTAACACTTCTGCAGAAGATATAGACCAGCTTTTCGATGATCTACATGCACGATATGATTTATTAGAAGAGATTCTTTTAAAAAATAATGATCCTAAAGATGAGGATATTAACATTCAAATTAGGATAGATTTGTTAAAAAGAAAATTAATAAAAACTATGTCAGAGAAGAACTATATGATAGATGACACCAAAGAAATTATATCAAAGAAAAACTGTATGAAAGATGACATCAAAAACATTAAATCAGAGATGAAATGTACAAAAGATGACATCAATTATGTGATGAAGAAATATAAACCTCAAAGTTGGACAATGATATTATTAGATACCATAGTGAGGAATATAGTGCACGTTGTATATAAAAAATATGATTCCTGGGATAAGCGTAACAAAACTAGCTCTATAGATGAAAATTCTTACTATGGATAATTACAACGATATAACAAATAGCATTGAAACTATTAATTTTGCTAACACTTCTGCAGAAGATATACATCAGCCTTCTGATGATCTACATGCAAAATGTGATTTATTAGAAGAGATTCTTCCAGAAAATAATGATTCTAAAGATGAAGATATTAACAGCGATTCTGCAGAAGATATAGATCAGCTTTTCGATGATCTAAATGCAAAATATGATTTATTAGAAGAGATTCTTTCAGAAAATAATGATTCTAAAGATGAGGATATTAACAGCGATTCTGCAGAAGATATACATCAGCCTTCTGATGATCTACATGCAAAATGTGATTTATTAGAAGAGATTCTTCCAGAAAATAATGATTCTAAAGATGAGGATATTAACAGCGATTCTGCAGAAGATATAGATCAGCTTTTCGATGATCTAAATGCAAAATGTGATTTATTAAAAGAGATTCTTCCAGAAAATAATGATCCTAAAGATAAGGATATTAACAGCGATTCTGCAGAAGATATAGATCAGCCTTCTGATGATCTACATGCAAAATGTGATTTATTAGAGACAACAATTAGAGAAAATAACAAACTAATAGATGAAATGTACCAAGAATTACGCAGTACAAAAAAACAAATAAAATCAACAAACGATATTATAGATATTTTGCATGAAATATCGCGCAACCTTAGTGAAAAAAGTTTTACTGAGAAAATACAACAAATTACAGCTCAAGTTCTTCTTACATATACATTAAGACTCTTAATATGTTCAGCATATTCGGGAATAATGTATATATTTGATGTAATAAAAGCGTTCGCCGTTCGAATGCGCCTTTTATAGAATCTCTCTTATCCATTTTGATTTATAATCATGATATCTGAAATAAATGATGAAGCAGAAGCTAAAAATGCAGTAATTAGTAATAATTCTATAGAAGATGTATTACCTTCTATTAATATGCAAGAAAAATGTGATTTATTAAAAGAGATTCTTCTAGAAAATAATGATCCTAAAGATGAAGATATTAACAGCGATTCTGCAGAAGATATAGATCAGCCTTCTGATGATCTACATGCAAAATATGATTTATTAGAAGAGATTCTTCCAGAAAATAATGATCCTAAAGATGAAGATATTAACAGCGATTCTGCAGAAGATATAGATCAGCCTTCTGATGATCTACACGCAAGATGTGATTTATTAGAAGAAATGTGTATAATAAATAAAAATAAAAAATCTGAAATGAAAAAGATGCTACATGAGCTAAAAGAACAAAGTGTGCTAGATGATGATGTTATTAATTCTTTGCATAAAGCATTTCAACATAAAGATGCTTTTCAAACGAGATTAACATTTATAATAACAACTGCTATTGATTATATAGTAGATAAGATATTTTCTAAAAAGATCATACCAAAAACCGAAAAGTTCTTTAAATCTACACCTAATGCTATTAAGAAGCATGAAAAACTCAGAAATATGAGGATTAGAAAAAAGCAAGAGGAATGGAAAAAAGAAGGCGAGGTAGACCAGGATTTTTTGAAAAATACAATAAAAGAAGATGTTTTACGACGATGATATAATAATGTTTGAAACAAAAAATGAAGCGGAAGCTATCAGCATCGTGCCTAATAATAATTCTATAGAAGATGTATTATATTCTATTAATACGCAAGAAAAATGTAATTTATTAGAAGAAATGCCTCCAGAAAATAATGATCCTAAAGATGAAGATATTAACAGCGATTCTGCAAAAGATATACATCAGTCTTCCGATGATCTACACGCAAAATTTGATTTATTAAAAAAGATGTGTATAACAAATAAAAGTAAAATATCTAAAATAAAAAAGAAGTTGAGTAATATAAAAAAACAAATTGAAATAGATGATAATACTGTTGATTCTTTGCATAAAATAAAAATGTCTGAAAATTTTAAACCTAGAGATTTTGCTGTCACCCTATTAAACTCTACACTGTCAGAGATCATATCAAGCAGTATCAATGAGAAAATCTGTTATGTCACTAGAAAAATCCAATTTAGGAATATGTTTATATGTAATTTATTCGAATCTATGAATGGCTTGGATGAATATTTATAGCTGTAAAATTTAGGATATTTAGGATATTATATATATATTTTAAGTTTTTGCTTACATTATATACATTTTCATTTTATCTTCCTGCTGTGTATATTTTTTTATCTTATCTAGCTTCATTACAAGATAATTTTCCTATTTTTTTATAATTGTTATTTATGACACATAATTTACATAATTTAGATGTGGTTACTGGTATATCATCATCACACTTAGATGATGCTAAAATAAGTTGTGAAGTAACAGCCGGCAAAGGAGGAATTGATGATCATTTACCAGATTTTTTTAAAAATCTACAAGAAAATGATAAACTATCGCATCTTATATATATTGATGCGAAAATAAAAAACTTAGAATCTGATTTAGAAAGAAATACACATTTTCTAATAGAGATCTTAACTAAATTGAAGAAATTAGAGGAAAAATATGAAAAATTAACTGAATCATCAGAACAGCAAAAACAACTAAATGATTTTATACAAAAAAACTATCTTGAAACTACATTAGTACAGAAAATTGAAACAAAATTTGTAAAAAGCTTAAAATGGCTTGGAGCTGCTTTTTTCAGCTTATTGACTATTGGAGGAATATTGAAGATAACGTCATATATTACTGAATTTATTTTTAAGAAAAAACCATCAATACTTGGCAAAGATGACTAATCCATTGAAATATTGATAGCGTTTCCAGCAACAAACATTTCTATAGAAGTTAATCTAACATAGTGATATTTTTTACATAATTATGTTATCTATCTTTTGTAAAGACTCCTCTTTACTCAAATTGCTCACATTTATTTTCTTAGAAATTGCGGGAATAAAAATTTCCTTATCCTTAAATAATTTCATGAATATATTAGGATCTGTTATCTTATTTGTACCAATTCTGTCATCATTGGATATGCGTTTTAATATTGTCTGTGTATCTGAATATAATACTATTGGTTGTAATAAAAAGCCTATATCTTTTGATAGATCTACAACATCTTGATACCATTTTAAATCTTCGGGACTATCTTTACATAAAACATTTGTAAATATATACCCTCTTTCATTAGGTACAATTTTAATTGCATCAATCAATAATTTACGAATATTATAGATAGCCTCCCAAATGTGATCAGAGAGATTATTTGTGTTATCTAGTATATTTAAAATTAGATCATTTATTTTATGGCTATCTATTAAGATTAGTTTATATTTTTCAGAAATCATCTTTGCTAATGTAAATTTTCCTGATCCCGGGAGTCCTATTAGATACAGTATTTTGGATTTCATAACTTTTTACTCATAATAGATTTAATTTATTTAAAAATAGCGTTAGCAGCTATTAATAATGTGAAATAATTATTTACTCAACGCATTTTTGATAGAAATATTGATGAATTAACTTCATATAAGATACTCCTAAGCACTCAAAATTCAAAAAGATATTCTAATTGCAGTTTTGAAAATCATTCGTCAAAATGTATTCATCCACGATATTAATAGTAATTTTTCTGCAAATTTTGATATCAAAGACAAGACAAAATAGTTACAAAACTACCAGAAAATATTTTGCTCTTATCTAATGATATTATATATAATTTTACTATTTTGCATCTCATATTACAGATATAGATAAATCACTTTTAAATGCATCTTCACAAAATTATTCTAATTTTTTAAGCAATTTATTACAAAATAAGATTTACTTATAATTTTTTTCAGAAATAAATATCATATTTCAAAGTAACAAAATTTTGCAAACCTGATGATTATAAAAGCAAAAAATATTCTTATTTTCAAGATAAAAAGCACTTTTTTCTTAAATTTATAGCATGTTATTAATTGACGAAATATTAAAAAAATAGTACAATCTTTCGTTGGATTTATTGTTTAGGGGAGTTCTGGTTATGACAGAAGTAAAAGCTAATACAGAAAGTTTATTTTTGGACGATTTTGTTGTTAATTGTGATCAGTGTGCAAATAGTGTGCTTGATTTCATGAAAAATGTATCTGATAATGACCATAAAGATCATATGTTGTTCGCATTGAGCAATGTAAAAGATTCTTTAGAAAAAGGAGTAAGTAACAAAGACTCTTTGAAATCTGTTGAAGAAGATGCTCAATCTGAAAAAACAGAGGCAAATAACAAAGATCCTTTGAAATCTGTTGAAGAAGATGCTCAATCTGAAAAAACAGAGGCAAATAACAAAGATCCTTTGAAATCTGTTGAAGAAAATGCTCAATTTGAAAAAACAGAGGCAAATAACAAAGACCCTTCGAAATCTGTTGAAGAAAATGCTCAATTTGAAAAAACAGAAGCAAATAACAAAGACCCTTCGAAATCTGCTGAAGAAAATGCTCAATTTGAAAAAAAAGGAGATGACAAATATTTTGAGGATATTTGTAAAGAAAGCGGTTTGCTGGAAAATCCTCAACTTGAAAAAACAGAGGAAAATCTCAAAAATGTTGAAGAACCGTCCTATTTCTCTTGGTTTTATACAAAATCTTATGAATTAGGAAAATGTACTTTGGATGCTACGTTAAATATGGGAAAAAATCTGATTGGTCCCGCTACAGACATTATTACGAAAAGCAGCATTAAAGCTATAATAATGTATTCTCCACTAGGAACTGTATTAGGATTGGCATTATCAAAACTGCCTTTCGTCTATAAAGATATTCGGAATGTGTTTAAGCCTAAGGATTCGTTTTCCCGCGCAGCATCACTTACATTAGGCAAAATATCAGAAGATTTGACATCGTTATCGTCCATATGGGGAAACAAGGAAGATTGACGCCTAAATACACGCCGGCAGGTGAAGATTGGTGTGTAAATAAAGGTATTCTGATGCTTTCGGTTATGTTTACAAAATTTTTCTTTTAGTTTAGAATAGTTTTGTATTAAGTTAGTTAAATTTATAAGATTTTTTAAAAAATTATGGCAGTTCCTAAAAGAAAAAGAAGTGTAGAAAAGCGAGGTAAGCATAGATCTCATCAGCATTTAGAGGTTGGAAGATTGTCTTTTTGTGCTAAATCTGGAGAATATTTTAGACCTCATCATGCTACATCTAATGGATTCTATAAAGACAAGAAGATAGTTAATAATATTGCCCCTAAGAAGGATGTAATCGTTTAGATATAATGATTACTTGCTAGTAAGCTTGATATTTCATCTATCAGTTTTGCTGTTCATGTAAATTTTGGATCTTATGCGTATTTTATTAGAGAGTTTTTTTATCTGTTATTAGTATGAGAAAAATCAGTATTGCCATAGATGCTATGGGGGGGGATCGTGGTTGTAAAGAGGTAGTACGTGGTATTGGATTATTTTTAAAAAATTTAGATAAAAAAGATAAAAATAATTTTGACATAAGGTTCACCATTTACGGACTAGAAACGGAAATAAAGAAATTATTATATGACTATCCTAAGATTGCCAATATTTCTGAGATTTGTGGGTCTGTCACGGTTGTAGACAACAATGATAGACCACATATTGCACTAAAAAATAAAAAAGATTCTAGTATGTTTATGTCTGTTCAATCAGTAAAAGATGGTTTGAACAATTGTATAATTTCTGCTGGTAACACAGGCGCTTTGTTTTTGATTTCCAAATATGTAATGGGCACAATAGATGGTATATCTAGACCGGCCATAGTAGGAGTAATGCCTACGATGAAAGGAATGGCTGTTGTTTTAGATATGGGGGCTAATCTGGAATGCAATTCTGATGCACTAATTCAATTTGCTTATATGGGCACTGCGTTTGCAAAATCAGTGCTAAAAATCGAACAACCATCACTAGCCCTTATTAATATTGGAACAGAAGCATCTAAGGGAACAGATTCTATTAAAGAAGCATATCAAATATTGCAGTCGGGTGATAGGAGCGGTATCAATTTTAGCGGCTATATTGAACCTACAACTATATTTGATGGAAAAATAGATGTTATAGTAGGAGATGGCTTTACAGGGAATGTTTTAATCAAGACTATGGAAAGTACGTATCATTTTTTAATGAAAAATATTAAACAATCTATTTCAAAATCTTTTCTAAAAATGGGTTTTATCCCTTTGATTATGCTACGTTATTTATTTCTTAACAAAATGATCAGAAAATATAGACCACACAAGTGGAATGGAGCATTGTTCGCTGGAATTAATGGTACAGTGGTGAAAAGCCATGGAAATTCGACAGCTCTAGATTTTGCAAATGCGATAGAATTTGCTTTTAGAGCAGAAGCAAATAATCTAAAAGATAACATCGTAAATAATATAGAAAATATACAATGAAAAATTCCATTCCTCTAGCTGTTTCTAGTTTTTTACCAACAAGAACATTGAAGAATGATTATTTTGCCAAAGATTTAAGATTAGATACTTCTGATGAATGGATAAAGCAAAGAACTGGAATTCATAAAAGGCATGTTGTATCAAGTGAGACAACTGATGAAATGTGTGTTAGAGTTGCTCAAGATGTAGTAAAAAAAGCGAATATTTCTGCACAAAGTCTAGAGTGTATAATAGTTGCAACTTCAACAAGCAGTATGGCTTTTCCTGGTTGTAGTCAAATTGTACATAAAGCTCTGGGTTGTCAAAATAGTACCATAAGTTTTGATATACAAGTAGCATGTTCTGGTTTTGTATATGCTTTATACATTGCTAATTGTATAATGAAAACAAATAATATAAATAGAGCTCTAATTATTGGGGCTGATACGATGTCAAAGATAGTTGATTATTCTGATCGTTCAAGTTGCATACTTTTTGGAGATGGAGCAGGTGCTGTAATTCTTGAAAGCTGTTCATCGTCATTAGGAATGATTGATTTTATGATGGGAACAGATAGCAATTTAACAGATAAATTATACACAACAGGTGGTATTTTTGATGATAATAAGCCTATCCATATCAAGATGGATGGTGGAGCGATATATGTTAATGCAATAAAACGCATGGAGCAATCGATAACTAGTATTTTGAAGAAAAATGATATCTCTATAGATCAAATAAAATATTTTATACCACATCAAGCAAACATTAGAATTATAGAATCTTTAGCAAAATCTATGTCTATTGATATCAGTAAATTTGTCATTAATGTTGATAAACATGCAAACACTTCTGCTGCTTCTATTCCCCTATCTCTAGATACTGTTTTTGATAATATTACATCTGGAGATATAGTTGTTCTTTCAGCAGTTGGTGCTGGTTTTAATTGGGGAAGTGTCTTAATAAAATTTTGATATCATTATCATAATTTCATTCGTGGCTCAGGAGATACACTAATGTTTGAGCAATTTGGATTTATTAAGTATTTTTCTATTCCGGCCCAAGCTACCATAACTGCATTATCAGTGCATAGATCGATGGGTGGAAAATACACATTAAGAGAATATTTTGCTTTAATAACACTCTGTATTTTATTTCTTATATAACGATTTGCAGCGACTCCACCGGTAATAATCAAATTATTAATTGGGAAAGAATCCTCTAAAATAGAACATATTGTATTTTCTATTCTATTTAGTAATATCTCGTATATGCATTTTTGAAAAGAAGCACAAATATCCTGTTTTACATCTTCTGTTAAATGATCTATTTTTTCAATTAACAACTTAACATGTGTTTTTAACCCAGAGAAAGAGAAATTGTATTTACTTTTATCGATCAAAGGTTTAGGCATATGGAACTTATTTTCATTTCCTTTAGTGGCATATTTTTCAACTATAGGTCCTCCTGGATAAGGCATCCCTAACATTTTAGCTATTTTATCAAAGCATTCCCCGACAGCATCATCTAATGTTTCGCCTATCTTTTGATGATTTCCTACTCCTTTTGAATAAATCAATTGAGTGTGTCCACCAGATACCAAAAGTGTCAAAAATGGGAATTGTAAATCGTACAGCATCTTGGGTATTAATATGTGAGCTTCAAGATGATTGACGGCTATTAAAGGTTTATTTATGGTCATTGCAATAGATTTTGCTACCATTAATCCTATTATAAGCCCCCCTACTAATCCTGGGCCAACAGTAACAGCAACAATATCAATTTCATCCCATGAAATCCCTGCTTCTTCCATAGCGGCATGAATAAGTGGTTGGATTAAAATAATATGCTGTCTAGCTGCATGCTCTGGATATACGCCCCCAAATTTTTTATGATCTTGAGAGACTAATTTATTTGATAAAATCTTTTTATCACTATTAATTATTGCAACGGCTGTTTCATCACAACTAGTTTCTATAGCAAGAGCACAAATGGACATCACAATAATTTTTATTGATTAAATAAAAATTCATCATAGAATTTTTTGGCACCTGGATGTAAAGGGATGGTAGCAATCACACTATCTGGATACATAGATTGCAATGAAATATCAGCAAAGAGTGGATGTAATAATCTCAGACGTTCAATATTTTGATACATTGATTTAAGCAAGATATATACACTCTCTTCTGAAAAATCCTGCACAGTGTACAGAGTAGCTTTTATACTAATAGTTTTAACATCTTCAGTATTATTATACATCCCCGGCGATAAATAAAATTTCTTATAAAATGGATATGTATGAGTTAAATGATTTATCAAATCATCATCTAGATTGATTAGCCGTGCATTACAAGTTGCCACAGCTTCTTGCACCATACCACTTGGATTTCCGATAAAATCAACCATCATATCTATTTTTCCATCACAAAGAGATTGTGCTTGTTCAACAGAACGTAGTTCCGTTACCACAGGGAAATCTTTTTTAATATCCCATTTTAAGTAATCAAAAGAATAATCTAAAATTTTTCTAACTCCTGTACCAGGTATTCCATGATTTATAACATGACCTTTTAGATCTTTAAAAGAATGTATATCAGAATCATCGCGTACTAATATAACAAAAGATTCTTCTTGTAAAGTAGCAATTGATCTCAAATCTTCAATTTTTTGAGCATCATTTTCGGAAATAGCACGATCTATAGCCCAGTCATTTTGCACAAGTGCAACATCCACATATCTTTGCTTTAAAGCATTCAAATTATACAGGGAACCAGGAGTTGATTGTACATCACAAAATAAATTATTGTGTTCTTTCTCCCTACTTTCATTGATAAAAGAACAGATATTACTCCCCACGCTATAATATACTCCTGACAGAGAGGCTGTCCCAATACGTATAAATTGCCTATCCTTATTGCTTAAAAGGAGCATTAAGCAAAATGAAACTATAACAACAGATAATATACAGATCTTTAGAATTTTACTCATTAACGAAGAAATAAAATTAGAAACGCCACTAATTATAGCATATAATCATAGCATTATACTATATTCCATTTTAACACGTACTGCATGAATTGGGACTTTATCATTACCAAAGAGAGAATTCCGTATAACGTATCCCTAAATGTTATGGAAAATAAGGTTCAAAACATATATTATAAAGCGGAAAAAGAATTGGTATGGTTTCTAGAGCACACTGATGTATATACTGCAGGTATAAGCGCTGTAGATAGCGATATTAAAAATTGCAACATCCCAATATGTCATACTAACAGGGGTGGGAAGCATACGTATCATGGTCCTGGACAAAGAATAGGTTATCTTTTATTAGATCTAAAAAAACGTAACAGGTGTAATGTCAAAAATTATGTAAAAGATCTGGAAATCATAATTATTAGAACTCTTAATGCTTTTAATATTGATGCATATATCAAAGAAGACATTATAGGTGTATGGATAAATAATGGAAAATCAGAAGAAAAGATAGCGGCAATAGGTGTTAGAATGAAAAAATGGATTACATATCATGGTTTTGCAATAAATCTTTCCACTGATTTAAATAAATTTAAACAGATTGTCCCTTGTGGTATCAGCGATAAAGGTGTGACATCGGTATCGAAGATATTGGGAGATAATTACTGCAAAGAATTTTTCGATAAAATATTATACGAAAACATATACAAGCAGTTCAATGAGACATGAATGAAATAATAAAGATTGAAGTAACTTGTGAGCAAGATAATAATACAAGGCTTGATCAATTTTTATCTGATAAGATAGATAAAGTATCACGTACTCAAGTAAAGAGTGCAATATTAGATGGAAAGGTCTCAGATAATTCTGGCTATAATGAATTCAAACCCAATCACAAAGTAAAAATAGGTGATATATATTCTCTAGAATATAGGGAACAAAAATTTTTCTCAAAACTATCAGATAATTTTCCTATTAAAATACTCTATGAAGATGAATATCTTATTATTATAGATAAACCGGCCAATCTTGTTGTACATGCTGGCACAGGGACTAATCAAAACACTCTATCTGATTTAATAAAATCTAAAATAAATATCGAAAGCTTCATGCAAGAAAATTGCTGTAGATCTGGCATAGTACACAGATTAGACAAAGATACAACAGGAACATTATTAATAGCAAAAAATAGTACTATACATAGCAAACTTTCTATAATGTTTGCAGAAAAAAAAATTAAAAGAAAATATATAGCAATTACTCAGGGCATTCCTAAAAACATAGAAGATACAATAAAAACTAAAATTGCTCTATCAAAAAGAGAAAAAGGGAAGATGAGCATATCTTATAATAGAGGGAAATTAGCAATAACACATTACTGTTTAATAGGTCAAATAAACGATTGTGCTGTATTAGATGTAGAATTGGAAACTGGGAAAACACACCAAATAAGGTTGCATATGCAATATAATTCAACTCCAATAATTGGAGACAGAACATATAATAATAGTGATAAATACCATCATCTAATAAAAAGACAAGCATTGCATTCCTATAAAATAGGATTCATGCATCCCGTATTACAACAAAAGATAACTGTGCATTCAAATTTACCATCTGATGTACAATTCTTGGTTAAAAATTTGACTTTATAGAATATTATAGCTATCTTACCTTAAATTTGATATCGTCATTATAATAGTCATATACTGTAGATCTAATAAATGTTTTTTTATGTAAATTAAGTAACAATATTCTCTTTTCATAATATATGATGCTAAAATTTTTGCATACTAGAATCAGAATTCTGATTTGTATTTTCTGTGCTTATTTCTTAATTAGCAATTTAGGAATAAACAACGCATATACAAAAACAGTAAAACACTCTGACCCAATAGATGAAGTCATGTGGATAGTCAAAAATTATTATGTGAAAAATATCGATGATGATACAGAATTATATCAAAATGCAATTAAAGGCATAATGCAGTCTCTTGATGAATATTCTTATTTTATATCTGAGAAAGATATGAAAAAATTCAACGACCAAATTTCTGGTACATTTGATGGTTTTGGGATAAATATTGCCAGAAAAAGAGGATTATTGATGATAGATAATGTT is drawn from Anaplasmataceae bacterium AB001_6 and contains these coding sequences:
- the mnmE gene encoding tRNA uridine-5-carboxymethylaminomethyl(34) synthesis GTPase MnmE; protein product: MNTIFALSTIFGKSGIAIFRISGEDAFKTIKQLKITKELKPRSANLCKIFDEDDAEIDNCIVIKFIAPNSFTGENMVEIQAHGSIAIINKVTQILSQIFRIAEPGEFSKRAFENNKMNLIEAEGLSDLIEAETEAQLKQAIQHTSGQSGEKYNTWYKKILEIFSFNESIIDFAEAEEDVPNNMLQTMMKKINFLKEELIETLDDNQIGEKIKEGFKISIIGKPNVGKSSLLNKIAKREVAIVSNIKGTTRDIISLDINLKGYPITIYDTAGIRNANNEIENIGIRKAIESAQIADFIILISTMEYITENSTMLDQIGVDEKKIIRVISKKDQINNVEEVQKQYPKDILYSKNDTITIDIIMDEIYNKIKKMDIFPAVIIRNRHRNNITSMLEKISTIDAKMPPEIIAEQLRSCSKNIENITGQSIENDQILDEIFSTFCIGK
- the rpmF gene encoding 50S ribosomal protein L32, with amino-acid sequence MAVPKRKRSVEKRGKHRSHQHLEVGRLSFCAKSGEYFRPHHATSNGFYKDKKIVNNIAPKKDVIV
- the plsX gene encoding phosphate acyltransferase PlsX, whose translation is MRKISIAIDAMGGDRGCKEVVRGIGLFLKNLDKKDKNNFDIRFTIYGLETEIKKLLYDYPKIANISEICGSVTVVDNNDRPHIALKNKKDSSMFMSVQSVKDGLNNCIISAGNTGALFLISKYVMGTIDGISRPAIVGVMPTMKGMAVVLDMGANLECNSDALIQFAYMGTAFAKSVLKIEQPSLALINIGTEASKGTDSIKEAYQILQSGDRSGINFSGYIEPTTIFDGKIDVIVGDGFTGNVLIKTMESTYHFLMKNIKQSISKSFLKMGFIPLIMLRYLFLNKMIRKYRPHKWNGALFAGINGTVVKSHGNSTALDFANAIEFAFRAEANNLKDNIVNNIENIQ
- a CDS encoding ketoacyl-ACP synthase III gives rise to the protein MKNSIPLAVSSFLPTRTLKNDYFAKDLRLDTSDEWIKQRTGIHKRHVVSSETTDEMCVRVAQDVVKKANISAQSLECIIVATSTSSMAFPGCSQIVHKALGCQNSTISFDIQVACSGFVYALYIANCIMKTNNINRALIIGADTMSKIVDYSDRSSCILFGDGAGAVILESCSSSLGMIDFMMGTDSNLTDKLYTTGGIFDDNKPIHIKMDGGAIYVNAIKRMEQSITSILKKNDISIDQIKYFIPHQANIRIIESLAKSMSIDISKFVINVDKHANTSAASIPLSLDTVFDNITSGDIVVLSAVGAGFNWGSVLIKF
- the tsaD gene encoding tRNA (adenosine(37)-N6)-threonylcarbamoyltransferase complex transferase subunit TsaD, with amino-acid sequence MSICALAIETSCDETAVAIINSDKKILSNKLVSQDHKKFGGVYPEHAARQHIILIQPLIHAAMEEAGISWDEIDIVAVTVGPGLVGGLIIGLMVAKSIAMTINKPLIAVNHLEAHILIPKMLYDLQFPFLTLLVSGGHTQLIYSKGVGNHQKIGETLDDAVGECFDKIAKMLGMPYPGGPIVEKYATKGNENKFHMPKPLIDKSKYNFSFSGLKTHVKLLIEKIDHLTEDVKQDICASFQKCIYEILLNRIENTICSILEDSFPINNLIITGGVAANRYIRNKIQSVIKAKYSLNVYFPPIDLCTDNAVMVAWAGIEKYLINPNCSNISVSPEPRMKL